From a single Phaenicophaeus curvirostris isolate KB17595 chromosome 8, BPBGC_Pcur_1.0, whole genome shotgun sequence genomic region:
- the PIF1 gene encoding ATP-dependent DNA helicase PIF1, producing the protein MEDAELRCTVAVEQPVPGAAAPRRRVLRGARVLLCRNELRQPVLRVAAGPAALSFALRAGAARLFSRFRAQGRAAVRVGPAGELLLLSDCPPHALRRFLRLLRDELAAPAPRPPRLGQRPPPALAAISPARAPRRPPLTVRPARGPAPVPRAERRPPVMLSAEQEAVLSAVRSGQSIFFTGCAGTGKSFLLKRIVGSLPPKSTYVTASTGVAACHIGGTTLHAFAGIGSGKAPLEQCIQLAERPGVCQHWLACQHLIIDEISMVDGKFFDRLEAVARAVRKRDEPFGGIQLIICGDFLQLPPVCKSNEETKFCFQAKSWRKCIHVNMELTEVRRQTDRTFVSLLSAVRLGRCTEEVTRLLMQTATNRSERDGILATRLCTHKDDVEITNERRLQQLSGDVHTFEALDSDPMLVKMIDAQCPVGGRVELKLGAQVMLAKNLDVSQGLVNGARGVVVGFESEEKGLPKVRFLCGVTQVIKMEKWVIKGPSGIHLSRQQLPLKLAWAISIHKSQGMSLDCVEISLSRVFESGQAYVALSRARSLEGLRVLDFDPKVVRADPSVLQFYRQLRRHQLLTQDSLHSQSDEKENWKCS; encoded by the exons ATGGAGGACGCGGAGCTGCGCTGCACGGTGGCCGTGGAGCAGCCGGTGCCGGGCGCcgcggccccgcggcggcggGTGCTGCGAGGGGCCCGGGTGCTGCTGTGCCGGAACGAGCTGCGGCAGCCGGTGCTGCGGgtggcggcggggccggcggcgctGAGCTTCGCGCTGCGGGCGGGGGCCGCGCGGCTCTTCTCGCGGTTCCGGGCCCAGGGCCGCGCGGCGGTGCGGGTCGGGCCGGccggggagctgctgctgctgtccgACTGCCCGCCCCACGCCCTGCGCCGCTTCCTGCGCCTCCTGCGGGACGAGCtggcggccccggccccgcggccgccccgccTCGGGCagcgcccgccgcccgccctcGCCGCCATCAGCCCCGCgcgggccccgcgccgcccgcccctcACGGTGAGGCCCGCCCGGGGCCCCGCCCCT GTGCCCCGTGCGGAGAGGCGGCCCCCGGTGATGctctcagcagagcaggaggcgGTGCTGAGCGCTGTGCGGAGTGGGCAGAGCATCTTCTTCACTGGCTGCGCAG GCACTGGGAAGTCGTTCCTGCTGAAGAGGATTGTGGGCTCCCTCCCTCCAAAGAGCACCTATGTTACAGCCAGCACGGGAGTGGCGGCTTGCCACATCGGGGGCACCACTCTCCATGCCTTCGCAG GGATTGGCTCTGGGAAGGCCCCGCTGGAACAGTGCATTCAGCTGGCAGAGAGGCCAGGGGTGTGCCAGCACTGGCTGGCCTGCCAGCACTTAATCATCGATGAGATCTCCATGGTGGACGGCAAGTTCTTCGACAGGCTGGAGGCAGTGGCGAG ggCAGTGAGAAAAAGGGATGAGCCCTTTGGAGGAATTCAGCTAATCATCTGTGGGGACTTCTTGCAACTACCCCCAGTCTGCAAGTCTAATGAAGAAACCAAGTTCTGCTTCCAG GCAAAAAGCTGGAGGAAATGCATCCACGTAAACATGGAGCTGACTGAAGTGCGGAGACAGACTGACAGGACCTTTGTCTCACTCCTGAGTGCCGTCCGTTTAGGCAG GTGCACGGAGGAGGTCACCAGGCTGCTGATGCAGACGGCTACTAACAGGTCTGAGCGTGATGGGATCCTGGCTACGCGGCTCTGCACCCATAAAGATGATGTAGAAATAACTAATGAGAGACGCTTGCAACAGCTGTCAG GAGACGTGCACACTTTTGAGGCTCTGGACAGCGACCCAATGCTAGTGAAGATGATTGATGCTCAGTGTCCTGTGGGTGGTAGAGTTGAGCTGAAGCTCGGAGCTCAG gTGATGCTAGCTAAGAACTTGGACGTATCTCAAGGGCTGGTGAATGGAGCACGAGGAGTTGTTGTAGGATTTGAAAGTGAAGAGAAGG GGCTGCCTAAGGTTAGATTTCTCTGTGGGGTCACACAGGTcatcaaaatggaaaaatgggTCATCAAAGGACCATCAGGAATTCATCTGAGTCGTCAACAGTTGCCTTTAAAATTGGCATGGGCCATTTCCATTCACAAGAGTCAG GGCATGTCTTTAGATTGTGTGGAGATCTCCCTGTCTCGTGTCTTTGAAAGTGGGCAGGCTTATGTAGCCCTTTCCCGAGCTCGCAGCCTTGAAGGTCTCCGTGTTCTGGATTTTGACCCAAAAGTGGTGAGAGCTGATCCTTCTGTGTTGCAGTTCTACAGGCAGCTGAGACGTCATCAACTTCTAACCCAG gaTTCCCTACACTCTCAATCAGATGAGAAGGAGAACTGGAAATGCAGCTAA
- the CFAP144 gene encoding cilia- and flagella-associated protein 144 — protein sequence MAEKAVRDAVREGRLLEERVRKELRGQRLHTQYGLNPWGRVHAITKKPMSWHDHIEEAADATFLNVIHHAALEPTKKYPEPQTESQKIGWNTTPLIHMDRTDRRLYFPHQKTDITK from the exons ATGGCGGAGAAGGCGGTGCGGGACGCGGTGCGGGAGGGGCGGCTGCTGGAGGAGCGGGTGCGGAAAGAGCTGCGAGGGCAGAGGCTGCACACCCAGTACGGGCTGAACCCGTGGGGCCGCG TTCATGCCATCACAAAGAAGCCCATGTCTTGGCATGATCATATAGAAGAGGCAGCAGACG CCACATTTCTGAATGTTATCCACCACGCAGCACTGGAGCCAACAAAGAAATATCCGGAGCCACAAACTGAAAGCCAAAAAATCGGCTGGAACACAACACCTTTG aTTCACATGGATCGTACTGATCGCCGACTCTACTTCCCACACCAGAAAACTGACATCACTAAATAA
- the EBNA1BP2 gene encoding probable rRNA-processing protein EBP2 has translation MALRGLESDSGSDSESEGSSLSDSELQEALRSGALKPGLNVVLEERPKRRNDVDGLKQCLSEFRQPLAWVERLDVTLGQVLDPVSQSDSSKDALDPENDFQREMSFYRQAQAAVLEALPRLRKLQIPTRRPDDYFAEMAKSDQQMQKIRKKLKSKQEAMERSEKAKQLRAMRKYGKKVQTEILQRRQKEKKNMLNAVKRYQKGLSDKLDFLDEEQTPSQGNKKGSASQRTKKGPNAKRRYKNQKFGFGGKKKGSKWNTKESFNDVSSFQPKVAHNKGPGKGGKGRKKSLNKRPGKRARQKMKSRAH, from the exons ATGGCGCTGCGCGGGTTGGAGTCAGATTCTGGCTCGGATTCGGAGTCGGAGGGTTCCTCTCTCTCGGACTCGGAG CTGCAGGAGGCGTTGCGGAGCGGCGCGCTGAAACCGGGCCTCAACGTGGTGCTCGAGGAACGGCCCAAGCGGCGCAACGACGTA GACGGCCTGAAGCAGTGTCTGTCCGAGTTCAGGCAGCCCCTGGCATGGGTGGAAAGGCTGGATGTGACTTTGGGCCAGGTCCTGGATCCCGTTTCACAGAGCGATTCCAGCAAAGATGCTCTGGACCCCGAGAATGATTTCCAGAGAGAGATGAGCTT TTACCGGCAGGCTCAAGCAGCTGTCCTGGAAGCCCTCCCCAGGCTGCGTAAGCTCCAGATTCCTACTCGGCGCCCAGATGATTACTTTGCAGAGATGGCCAAATCAGACCAACAGATGCAGAAG ATTCGAAAGAAGCTTAAGAGCAAACAGGAAGCAATGGAGAGGTCCGAGAAAGCAAAACAGCTCCGTGCAATGAGAAAATATGGCAAGAAG GTGCAAACTGAGATTCTGCAGAGGagacaaaaggagaagaaaaatatgttgaatGCAGTCAAGAGATACCAGAAAG GTCTCTCTGACAAGCTGGACTTTCTAGATGAAGAGCAGACGCCGTCTCAAGGGAATAAAAAAGGCAGTGCGAGTCAACGGACAAAGAAGGG ACCAAACGCCAAAAGACGATACAAGAACCAGAAGTTTGGTTTCGGTGGGAAGAAGAAGGGCTCAAAGTGGAACACAAAGGAGAGTTTTAACGACGTATCCAGCTTCCAGCCAAAAGTGGCTCACAACAAAGGCCCAGGAAAAGGAggcaaaggcaggaaaaaatccCTCAAT aagAGACCTGGAAAGAGAGCAAGGCAGAAAATGAAGAGCCGAGCACACTAA